Proteins from one Microbacterium faecale genomic window:
- a CDS encoding FecCD family ABC transporter permease — MIVVAIGGVVLVVIAVAASLAFGSRAVTLGEIAEGLGAWLRSDVAERIGAIAVAERIPRTVLSIVAGAALAVSGAVMQAVTRNPIADPGILGVNTGAALFVVCGIAFLGATTTFDYLGLALVGGALAAVIVYVVGSIGPGGATPIKLALAGAAMTAALSSLVSAVLLPRLAAMNDFRFWQVGGTGGADWEAMAVVAPLLIVAAVVATVCSGGLNALGLGDDVARALGVRVGLTRAVAASAGVVLCAAVTAIAGPIAFVGLMIPHAVRLVVGPDQRAILPLSALGGAALLALADTLGRVIGSPGEVEAGIVTAFLGAPVLVVIARRTRMRAL; from the coding sequence GTGATCGTCGTCGCCATCGGCGGTGTCGTCCTCGTGGTGATCGCCGTGGCGGCGTCGCTCGCGTTCGGCTCGCGGGCCGTCACCCTCGGTGAGATCGCCGAGGGGCTCGGCGCATGGCTGCGCAGCGACGTGGCGGAGCGGATCGGCGCCATTGCGGTCGCGGAGCGCATTCCGCGCACCGTCCTGTCGATCGTGGCGGGAGCGGCGCTCGCCGTCTCGGGCGCCGTGATGCAGGCCGTCACCCGGAACCCCATCGCCGACCCGGGCATCCTGGGTGTCAACACCGGCGCGGCGCTGTTCGTCGTCTGCGGCATCGCCTTCCTGGGCGCGACGACAACATTCGACTACCTCGGCCTCGCCCTCGTCGGCGGCGCGCTCGCCGCCGTCATCGTCTACGTCGTGGGATCGATCGGCCCCGGTGGAGCGACACCGATCAAGCTGGCGCTCGCCGGCGCGGCGATGACGGCGGCGCTGTCCTCCCTCGTCAGCGCCGTCCTCCTCCCCCGGCTCGCGGCCATGAACGACTTCCGCTTCTGGCAGGTCGGTGGCACGGGAGGAGCCGACTGGGAGGCCATGGCGGTCGTCGCCCCACTCCTGATCGTCGCGGCGGTGGTGGCAACCGTCTGCTCGGGTGGACTCAACGCTCTCGGGCTCGGCGACGACGTCGCGCGGGCACTGGGCGTCCGCGTCGGACTCACGCGCGCCGTCGCGGCGTCCGCCGGCGTCGTGCTCTGCGCCGCCGTCACCGCGATCGCCGGCCCGATCGCCTTCGTCGGCCTCATGATCCCCCACGCCGTCCGCCTCGTCGTCGGCCCCGACCAGCGCGCGATCCTGCCGCTCTCTGCCCTCGGCGGAGCCGCCCTGCTCGCGCTCGCCGACACACTCGGACGCGTCATCGGATCGCCGGGTGAGGTCGAGGCGGGCATCGTCACCGCCTTCCTCGGTGCGCCCGTGCTCGTCGTGATCGCCCGCCGCACGCGGATGAGAGCACTGTGA
- a CDS encoding ABC transporter ATP-binding protein, which yields MTETHLLEVRGLSAGYGGRAIVDGVDLLLPPGRISVIVGANACGKSTLLRTMSRLLAPRDGSVLLDGHAIGTMPTKQLAQTLGLLPQQPIAPEGIVVADLVGRGRHPHQRMFRSWSAADDRAVAEALDVTGIAELADRAVDELSGGQRQRVWIAMALAQHTDVLLLDEPTTFLDLAHQIDVLDLLADLNRDRGTTIAMVLHDINLAARYAHHLFAMCDGRLLAHGAPRDVVTPELIADVFGLDAQVIDDPVSATPLVIPRSRHHTGAPARQGDTA from the coding sequence GTGACCGAAACGCATCTGCTCGAAGTACGCGGGCTGTCGGCCGGATACGGCGGGCGGGCGATCGTCGACGGCGTTGACCTCCTGCTCCCGCCTGGCCGCATCAGCGTGATCGTCGGCGCCAACGCCTGTGGGAAGTCAACCCTCCTGCGGACGATGTCGCGCCTGCTCGCGCCGCGCGACGGATCCGTGCTCCTGGACGGGCACGCGATCGGCACGATGCCCACGAAGCAGCTCGCGCAGACGCTCGGCCTGCTGCCGCAGCAGCCGATCGCGCCCGAGGGCATCGTCGTCGCCGACCTCGTCGGCCGGGGGCGACACCCTCACCAGCGAATGTTCCGCTCGTGGTCGGCCGCCGATGACCGCGCCGTCGCCGAGGCGCTCGACGTCACCGGCATCGCAGAGCTCGCTGACCGCGCCGTGGACGAGCTCTCCGGAGGGCAGCGGCAGCGCGTCTGGATCGCCATGGCGCTCGCGCAGCACACGGACGTACTGCTCCTCGACGAGCCGACGACGTTCCTCGACCTCGCCCACCAGATCGATGTGCTCGACCTGCTCGCCGATCTGAACCGCGACCGCGGCACGACGATCGCGATGGTGCTCCACGACATCAACCTCGCGGCGCGCTACGCCCACCATCTCTTCGCGATGTGCGATGGCCGCCTCCTCGCGCACGGCGCGCCGCGCGACGTCGTCACTCCGGAGCTGATCGCCGACGTCTTCGGACTCGACGCCCAGGTCATCGACGACCCGGTCTCCGCGACCCCACTCGTGATCCCCCGCAGCCGCCACCACACCGGCGCCCCCGCCCGACAAGGAGACACCGCATGA
- a CDS encoding KH domain-containing protein, whose product MLAAALEHLVKGIVDAEDEVRIDEVSTGRGDVLEIHVAEADRGRVIGRGGRTAKALRTLVSALADDRRVRVDVADD is encoded by the coding sequence GTGTTGGCCGCTGCGCTCGAACACCTCGTGAAGGGCATCGTGGATGCTGAGGACGAGGTCCGGATCGACGAGGTTTCGACCGGTCGTGGTGACGTGCTCGAGATTCACGTTGCCGAGGCCGATCGTGGACGCGTGATCGGGCGCGGCGGCCGCACGGCGAAGGCGTTGCGCACGCTCGTGTCGGCGCTTGCCGACGATCGGCGCGTGCGCGTCGACGTGGCCGACGACTGA
- the rpsP gene encoding 30S ribosomal protein S16, whose protein sequence is MAVKIRLKRMGKIRAPYYRIVVADSRTKRDGRVIEEIGKYHPTEEPSLIEVESERAQYWLSVGAQPSDQVRTLLKITGDWGKFTGDKDAKSTLKVADEKKTYEADTAKKSVVKPKVEKKAEEPAEAPAEAPADEAPEADAEKSE, encoded by the coding sequence GTGGCCGTCAAGATCCGTCTGAAGCGCATGGGCAAGATCCGTGCGCCGTACTACCGCATCGTCGTCGCTGACTCGCGCACCAAGCGCGATGGACGCGTCATCGAGGAGATCGGCAAGTACCACCCGACCGAGGAGCCCTCGCTCATCGAGGTCGAGTCCGAGCGCGCGCAGTACTGGCTGTCCGTCGGCGCTCAGCCGTCGGACCAGGTCCGCACGCTCCTGAAGATCACGGGCGACTGGGGCAAGTTCACGGGCGACAAGGATGCCAAGAGCACGCTCAAGGTCGCCGATGAGAAGAAGACCTACGAGGCCGACACCGCCAAGAAGTCGGTCGTCAAGCCCAAGGTCGAGAAGAAGGCCGAGGAGCCCGCTGAGGCTCCCGCCGAGGCGCCCGCTGACGAGGCGCCCGAGGCCGACGCCGAGAAGTCGGAGTAA
- a CDS encoding SPOR domain-containing protein, giving the protein MAEHYWYNLKTGEVEYGRLSPAVDRAGPFDTAEEAARAPEIMEQRTKAWEEDEKREDEWDQ; this is encoded by the coding sequence ATGGCTGAGCACTATTGGTACAACCTCAAGACTGGCGAGGTCGAGTACGGGCGCCTCTCACCGGCAGTCGACCGGGCCGGCCCGTTCGACACGGCCGAGGAAGCCGCGCGCGCTCCCGAGATCATGGAGCAGCGCACGAAGGCGTGGGAGGAGGACGAGAAGCGCGAAGACGAGTGGGATCAGTGA
- the lnt gene encoding apolipoprotein N-acyltransferase yields MTAPAPTRAPLPLWAAFVASALGGISLDASFPSFGVWPLAFVAVALALVSLIGRRSWAAFGVGAAFGAAFYFPHIDWAASFLGDHPLSWVPWAALAGIQTFFTALGAVVLTLAYRWSHSLIGRPGVRVAATALLVAGVWTARELIMGSWPYGGFPWGRIGMSPSESPLATVSSWVGVTGLTFLMVAIVALAIEAVRWSTMARGRSWWSLSAPVALLAILVAVPAFPTEVVGSLRVVAVQGNGPTAYIDEHGRYDVLDAQLAASAPAIGEDADVVVWPEGGVGLDPATDANAARVLTAAADAFDAPILLNAAVADGDAVYNRSMLWRDGVEQSHDKRYPVPFGEYVPQREFYEAIVPSLIQMIGREYTPGTDAPTMAIGEATVGLAICFDVIFDDHIDETIDGGAQALMFQTNNADFRGTDENLQQLAFARMRAIETGRSVVNVSTVGTSQLIRADGTTIEQIGVAEAGALVADIELREGATPAVVAGSWIRGFLLWMPLLAVAIMGALVDRMRRLRPAE; encoded by the coding sequence GTGACCGCCCCCGCCCCGACCCGTGCGCCGCTCCCGTTGTGGGCGGCGTTCGTCGCCTCCGCGCTCGGCGGCATCTCGCTTGACGCGTCGTTCCCATCGTTCGGCGTCTGGCCGTTGGCGTTCGTGGCCGTCGCGCTCGCCCTCGTCTCCCTGATCGGCCGCCGGTCCTGGGCGGCGTTCGGCGTCGGCGCGGCTTTCGGCGCGGCCTTCTACTTTCCGCACATCGACTGGGCGGCGAGCTTTCTCGGCGATCACCCACTCAGCTGGGTGCCGTGGGCGGCCCTCGCCGGCATCCAGACGTTCTTCACCGCTCTCGGCGCCGTCGTCCTGACGCTGGCCTACCGGTGGAGTCACTCCCTCATTGGGCGTCCCGGAGTCCGCGTCGCCGCGACCGCGCTCCTCGTCGCGGGGGTCTGGACCGCGCGGGAGCTCATCATGGGGTCGTGGCCGTACGGCGGCTTCCCGTGGGGTCGGATCGGCATGAGCCCGTCCGAGAGTCCTCTCGCGACGGTGTCGTCGTGGGTGGGGGTGACGGGACTGACCTTTCTCATGGTCGCGATCGTGGCCCTGGCGATCGAAGCGGTGCGCTGGTCGACCATGGCTCGCGGTCGCTCCTGGTGGTCTCTGAGCGCGCCTGTCGCGCTGCTCGCCATCCTCGTGGCCGTGCCCGCCTTCCCGACCGAGGTCGTCGGATCCTTGCGGGTCGTCGCCGTGCAGGGCAATGGGCCCACTGCCTACATCGATGAGCACGGTCGCTACGACGTTCTCGACGCGCAGCTCGCCGCCTCGGCACCGGCAATCGGCGAGGACGCCGACGTCGTGGTGTGGCCGGAGGGCGGGGTCGGTCTGGACCCGGCCACCGACGCGAACGCCGCTCGTGTGCTCACCGCCGCCGCTGACGCCTTCGACGCCCCGATCCTGCTGAATGCGGCGGTCGCTGACGGCGACGCCGTCTACAACCGATCGATGCTGTGGCGCGACGGCGTCGAACAGTCGCACGACAAGCGGTACCCCGTGCCGTTCGGCGAGTACGTGCCGCAGCGCGAGTTCTACGAGGCGATCGTGCCGTCGCTGATCCAGATGATCGGGCGGGAATACACGCCGGGGACCGATGCACCGACGATGGCGATCGGCGAGGCGACGGTGGGCCTGGCGATCTGCTTCGACGTGATCTTCGACGACCACATCGACGAGACGATCGACGGCGGAGCGCAAGCGCTGATGTTCCAGACGAACAACGCCGACTTCCGCGGCACCGACGAGAACCTGCAGCAACTCGCCTTCGCGCGGATGCGGGCGATCGAGACCGGCCGCAGCGTCGTCAACGTCTCCACCGTCGGCACGAGCCAGCTGATCCGCGCCGATGGCACGACGATCGAGCAGATCGGCGTGGCGGAGGCCGGCGCGCTCGTCGCGGATATCGAGCTGCGCGAAGGTGCGACGCCCGCCGTGGTCGCGGGGTCGTGGATCCGTGGCTTCCTCCTGTGGATGCCGCTTCTCGCGGTCGCCATCATGGGAGCGCTCGTCGACCGGATGAGGCGGTTGCGCCCCGCCGAGTAG
- a CDS encoding FecCD family ABC transporter permease: MSTATATAVATTIRFGRRRRLRRRAIVCGGLTALLVALAGAMLMLGNTIYPASDVVAVLLGEDVPGASFTVGTLRVPRLIGGVLAGLAFGVAGSTFQTMLRNPLASPDVIGITSGASAAAVLSLVVLHWSAGATMALALTVGIATAAVIALAARGRDSTGGRLILIGIGIGAMLDAVVAYLIQRAAEWDVAVAMRWLTGSLNGVGMDDLAPLAIAVIVIVPLVMVLSRDLSALELGDASATALGVKVDRSRILLIVGAVALACFATATTGPIAFVAFLSGPIAARLVGPGRPAIVPAALVGGCIVLAADLVGQYAFDTAFPVGVITGIVGAPYLLYLLIRTSRLGGSS, translated from the coding sequence GTGAGCACCGCCACCGCCACTGCCGTCGCGACCACCATCCGGTTCGGCCGTCGCCGCCGCCTCCGGCGACGCGCCATCGTGTGCGGCGGCCTGACAGCACTCCTCGTGGCCCTGGCCGGGGCGATGCTGATGCTCGGCAACACGATCTATCCCGCATCCGACGTGGTCGCGGTTCTGCTCGGCGAGGACGTGCCTGGCGCTTCGTTCACCGTCGGCACGCTGCGCGTCCCGCGGCTCATCGGCGGCGTGCTCGCCGGCCTGGCGTTCGGCGTGGCCGGCTCGACATTCCAGACGATGCTCCGCAATCCGCTCGCGAGCCCAGACGTGATCGGCATCACCTCCGGCGCGAGCGCCGCGGCCGTGCTGTCGCTCGTCGTCCTCCACTGGTCCGCAGGCGCGACGATGGCCCTCGCGCTCACCGTCGGAATCGCGACCGCGGCCGTCATCGCCCTCGCCGCACGCGGGCGCGACTCGACGGGCGGACGCCTGATCCTGATCGGCATCGGAATCGGCGCCATGCTCGACGCGGTCGTCGCCTATCTGATCCAGCGTGCGGCCGAGTGGGACGTGGCGGTCGCGATGCGCTGGCTCACCGGCAGCCTCAACGGCGTCGGCATGGACGACCTTGCGCCGCTCGCGATCGCGGTGATCGTCATCGTGCCGCTCGTGATGGTCCTGTCGCGCGATCTCAGTGCGCTCGAGCTCGGCGACGCGTCCGCGACGGCCCTCGGTGTGAAGGTCGACCGTTCGCGGATCCTCCTGATCGTCGGCGCCGTCGCGCTTGCGTGCTTCGCCACCGCCACGACCGGACCGATCGCGTTCGTCGCGTTCCTCTCGGGGCCGATCGCCGCGCGCCTGGTCGGACCAGGCCGTCCCGCGATCGTCCCGGCAGCGCTCGTCGGCGGCTGCATCGTGCTCGCGGCGGATCTCGTCGGCCAGTACGCGTTCGACACCGCGTTCCCCGTGGGCGTGATCACCGGCATCGTCGGCGCGCCGTACCTGCTCTATCTCCTCATCCGCACGAGCCGTCTCGGAGGATCCTCGTGA
- the rimM gene encoding ribosome maturation factor RimM (Essential for efficient processing of 16S rRNA) yields the protein MAASPKNQLRVGRVLKAHGLKGALKLELYTDDPEARFTPGASFTLQVPETSEWHRKTITVRAFRWMNASPVVFLEGVEDRTQAETLIKAILWVDQDDLGPNDEPDAWYDHQLIGLDVVRDDAIVGRVARVDHMPAQDLLIVTVGETEVMVPFVSEIVPEVDITGGRVVITPPAGLFEELPGEDG from the coding sequence ATGGCGGCCAGTCCCAAGAACCAGCTTCGCGTCGGCCGTGTGCTCAAGGCGCACGGGCTCAAGGGCGCCCTGAAGCTCGAGCTGTACACCGACGACCCCGAGGCGCGTTTCACGCCGGGTGCGTCGTTCACGCTGCAGGTGCCGGAGACATCCGAATGGCACCGCAAGACGATCACGGTGCGCGCGTTCCGCTGGATGAACGCAAGCCCTGTCGTATTTCTCGAAGGCGTGGAGGACCGCACACAAGCGGAGACGCTCATCAAGGCGATCCTGTGGGTGGACCAGGACGACCTCGGGCCGAACGACGAGCCCGATGCCTGGTACGACCACCAGCTGATCGGGCTCGACGTCGTCCGCGACGACGCGATCGTCGGGCGCGTCGCGCGCGTCGACCACATGCCGGCGCAGGACCTGCTGATCGTCACGGTCGGCGAGACCGAAGTGATGGTCCCGTTCGTCTCCGAGATCGTTCCGGAGGTCGACATCACCGGAGGTCGCGTCGTGATCACGCCGCCTGCCGGATTGTTCGAGGAGCTCCCCGGCGAGGACGGGTGA
- a CDS encoding iron-siderophore ABC transporter substrate-binding protein, which translates to MSPHRRVISLAALTGSLLLLASCGSGSSVAGEGPSANDAACDAAAHPEASSTFPVEIDHALGTTTIEQAPERVASIGWGNQDVALALGIAPVGSDDQTWSMTGDEGLGLYDWTLDAYDELCAPEPTVFETADGVDFEAIADAQPEVILAGYSGLTADEYETLSKIAPTVAYPEIPWYTPWREAIEIDSAALGLAAEGDELVADLDQRIAEATADIDSFEGKTAAFFYVTPSDLSVISIYATGDARTAFLGDLGFDFPQLALNVSEKGEFYTDIAAENADIIDDVDVMVLYGDDQVLAEMQDDPLWSTVPAVQNGAVVAVGSGDAFSGSVTPTALSIPWMLDDYVALLDDAASHVE; encoded by the coding sequence ATGTCTCCCCACCGCCGCGTCATCTCGCTGGCCGCGCTCACCGGGTCGCTCCTCCTCCTCGCCTCGTGCGGATCCGGCTCATCGGTCGCCGGCGAAGGCCCTTCGGCGAACGACGCGGCGTGCGACGCAGCGGCGCATCCCGAGGCCTCGAGCACGTTCCCGGTTGAGATCGACCACGCCCTCGGGACCACCACGATCGAACAGGCCCCCGAACGGGTCGCGTCCATCGGCTGGGGGAACCAGGACGTCGCGCTCGCGCTCGGCATCGCGCCCGTCGGCTCGGACGATCAGACGTGGTCGATGACGGGTGACGAGGGACTCGGTCTCTACGACTGGACGCTCGACGCATACGACGAGCTGTGCGCCCCCGAACCCACCGTGTTCGAGACCGCAGATGGCGTTGACTTCGAGGCGATCGCCGACGCGCAGCCGGAGGTCATCCTCGCGGGCTACTCGGGGCTGACGGCCGACGAGTACGAGACGCTCAGCAAGATCGCCCCAACCGTCGCCTACCCGGAGATCCCCTGGTACACGCCGTGGCGCGAAGCCATCGAGATCGACTCCGCCGCGCTCGGCCTCGCCGCAGAGGGCGACGAGCTCGTGGCCGACCTCGATCAGCGCATCGCCGAGGCGACCGCCGACATCGACAGCTTCGAGGGCAAGACCGCCGCGTTCTTCTACGTCACCCCGTCCGACCTGTCGGTGATCTCGATCTACGCGACGGGCGACGCCCGCACCGCGTTCCTCGGCGACCTCGGATTCGACTTCCCGCAGCTCGCGCTGAACGTGTCGGAGAAGGGCGAGTTCTACACCGACATCGCCGCCGAGAATGCCGACATCATCGACGACGTCGACGTGATGGTGCTCTACGGCGACGACCAGGTCCTCGCCGAGATGCAGGACGACCCCCTGTGGAGCACGGTCCCCGCCGTGCAGAACGGCGCGGTCGTCGCCGTGGGCTCCGGAGACGCCTTCAGCGGATCCGTGACCCCCACCGCGCTGTCCATCCCGTGGATGCTCGACGACTACGTCGCACTGCTCGACGACGCGGCCTCGCACGTCGAGTGA
- a CDS encoding glycerol-3-phosphate dehydrogenase/oxidase: protein MRKSVEAARDRGRADVVIIGGGINGIAAFRDLALQGVDVLLVERDDFASGASAASSHMIHGGIRYLENGEFRLVRESVRERNDLLKTAPHRVRPLRTTIPIRRFWSGLIQAPLRFLTGRAGRPTERGAVLIKLGLIIYDLFATTGRRTPWHRFRGRRASHAELPKLAPDVTWTATYFDASMHDPERLALDVLADGLAASRSAHAVNYVEATGFDGGSIALTDRDSGETFRVACDVIINATGPWADLTNSALGSPTRFMGGTKGSHIVLDNPELVAATGGREIFFENADGRIVLIYPLKGRAMVGTTDIDADPAEPVRCTEEEVDYFFALIGEIFPEIAVSRDEIVYRFSGIRPLPASDAANPGQISRDYRIEVADHGGTTLVTLVGGKWTTFRSLGQTLSDVTLRLLRAPRVETTLGRAISGGRDYPASDRARDVWLRSRLPGAGSRGPVLLSRYGTRAAEVWRVLEDDDDVPIAGDRLSTRELAWMVDEEHVTRLSDVVKRRTDLAFTGAVTHELLERIADALAPLLDWDDERRRHEVAETIAELRDRNGIDLATRATA from the coding sequence ATGCGGAAGTCCGTCGAAGCCGCGCGGGATCGGGGCCGCGCCGACGTCGTCATCATCGGTGGCGGCATCAACGGCATCGCCGCGTTCCGCGACCTCGCGCTGCAGGGCGTCGACGTGCTGCTGGTCGAGCGCGACGACTTCGCGTCGGGCGCGTCCGCGGCGTCGAGCCATATGATCCACGGCGGTATTCGCTATCTCGAGAACGGCGAGTTCCGCCTCGTGCGCGAGTCGGTGCGGGAACGCAACGACCTGCTGAAGACCGCCCCTCACCGCGTCCGGCCGTTGCGCACCACGATCCCCATTCGCCGGTTCTGGTCGGGCCTGATTCAGGCGCCGCTGCGTTTCCTGACGGGGCGGGCAGGGCGCCCGACCGAGCGCGGGGCCGTGCTGATCAAGCTCGGCCTCATCATCTACGACCTGTTCGCCACCACCGGCCGCCGCACACCCTGGCACCGCTTCCGCGGTCGGCGCGCCTCGCACGCCGAGCTTCCGAAACTCGCGCCCGATGTCACCTGGACCGCCACGTACTTCGATGCGTCGATGCACGATCCCGAGCGCCTCGCTCTCGATGTTCTGGCCGACGGGCTCGCCGCAAGCCGCAGCGCTCACGCCGTCAACTACGTCGAGGCAACCGGTTTCGATGGCGGCTCCATCGCCCTGACCGACCGAGACAGCGGCGAGACGTTCCGCGTCGCCTGCGACGTGATCATCAACGCGACCGGTCCGTGGGCCGACCTCACCAACAGCGCACTCGGCTCCCCCACGCGCTTCATGGGCGGGACGAAGGGCTCGCACATCGTGCTCGACAATCCCGAGCTCGTCGCCGCGACGGGCGGGCGCGAGATCTTCTTCGAGAACGCCGACGGGAGGATCGTGCTGATCTACCCGCTCAAGGGACGAGCGATGGTGGGGACGACCGATATCGACGCCGATCCGGCGGAGCCAGTGCGCTGCACCGAGGAGGAAGTCGACTACTTCTTTGCTCTCATCGGCGAGATCTTCCCCGAGATCGCCGTCAGCCGCGACGAGATCGTCTACCGCTTCAGTGGGATCCGACCGCTGCCGGCGAGCGACGCGGCGAACCCGGGGCAGATCTCGCGCGACTACCGAATCGAGGTCGCCGACCACGGTGGCACCACCCTCGTCACCCTCGTCGGCGGGAAGTGGACGACGTTCCGCTCCCTCGGCCAGACGCTGTCCGATGTGACGCTGCGCCTGCTTCGGGCGCCACGCGTCGAGACGACACTCGGCCGTGCGATCAGCGGCGGTCGTGACTATCCGGCGTCGGATCGCGCGCGCGACGTGTGGCTGCGATCCCGTCTGCCCGGCGCCGGCTCGCGCGGTCCCGTCCTGCTGTCGCGCTACGGCACGCGCGCCGCCGAGGTCTGGCGCGTACTCGAAGACGACGACGACGTGCCGATCGCCGGCGATCGGCTGTCCACGCGGGAACTCGCGTGGATGGTCGACGAGGAACACGTGACCCGGCTCTCCGACGTCGTGAAGCGACGCACCGACCTCGCCTTCACCGGCGCCGTCACGCACGAGCTTCTCGAGCGGATCGCCGATGCGTTGGCTCCCCTGCTCGATTGGGACGACGAACGTCGCCGCCACGAGGTCGCCGAGACCATCGCCGAGTTGCGTGACCGCAACGGCATCGACCTCGCCACGCGCGCCACTGCCTGA
- a CDS encoding siderophore-interacting protein — MTFALDTRPSRFFRTRVTQIQDLTPSFRRFTLTGDDISEYGDPGYDQRIKVVFPSESAPLDAMPTGADWYTEWRAMPETSRPPFRTYTTRAVRTADREIDIDMVAHDVIGPASAWIADAAVGDELLVYAPTIHHEPVSLGIDFVPPAQTDHVLLVGDETAAPAIAVILEQLPRDVVGTVVLELPDTRDAAYLPPHPGFDVFVAGRTDGGRHDHLEATVRARAGLLCPDGLGADVEEIDIDRDLLWEVPRTAKGGAALKSAPLYAWIAGEASAVKSLRRHLVRDVGIDRRAVAFMGYWRIGRAEGS, encoded by the coding sequence ATGACCTTCGCCCTCGACACGCGACCCTCGAGGTTCTTCCGCACGCGCGTCACGCAGATCCAGGACCTCACGCCGAGCTTCCGTCGCTTCACGCTGACGGGCGACGACATCTCCGAGTACGGCGACCCGGGCTACGACCAGCGCATCAAGGTCGTCTTCCCGTCGGAATCGGCACCCCTCGACGCGATGCCGACCGGCGCCGACTGGTACACGGAATGGCGCGCGATGCCGGAGACCTCACGTCCGCCATTCCGCACCTACACGACCCGTGCCGTGCGGACCGCCGACCGCGAGATCGACATCGACATGGTCGCGCATGACGTGATCGGACCCGCCTCCGCATGGATCGCGGACGCCGCCGTCGGCGACGAGCTCCTCGTCTATGCGCCGACGATCCACCACGAGCCCGTCAGCCTCGGCATCGATTTCGTGCCGCCCGCGCAGACGGATCACGTGCTCCTCGTCGGAGATGAGACCGCCGCCCCCGCGATCGCAGTGATCCTGGAGCAGCTTCCCCGCGATGTCGTGGGCACGGTCGTGCTGGAGCTGCCCGACACGCGCGATGCAGCCTATCTGCCGCCGCATCCGGGATTCGACGTGTTCGTCGCTGGCCGTACCGACGGCGGTCGTCATGATCACCTCGAGGCGACCGTGCGGGCGCGTGCGGGCCTGCTCTGCCCGGACGGCCTCGGCGCCGACGTCGAGGAGATCGACATCGACCGCGACCTGCTCTGGGAGGTGCCGCGGACGGCGAAGGGCGGCGCCGCCCTGAAGTCGGCCCCGCTGTACGCCTGGATCGCCGGTGAGGCCAGCGCGGTGAAGTCGCTGCGCCGTCACCTCGTCCGTGACGTCGGAATCGACCGCCGCGCCGTCGCCTTCATGGGCTATTGGCGCATCGGCCGCGCCGAGGGATCCTGA